From the Nerophis ophidion isolate RoL-2023_Sa linkage group LG18, RoL_Noph_v1.0, whole genome shotgun sequence genome, one window contains:
- the LOC133537242 gene encoding alpha-(1,3)-fucosyltransferase 4-like → MGLRARSRRRSIWSKSDVFVRLSYLLAFLLLLGVCLRHLPEPLPLTNRAVSGSEREVTILIWTHPFGRYRRPPDCAALYDTDGCVVTDDRRAYSRADAVVVHHRDVAAGRAELPPRPRPAGQKWVWLNYESPTHTPALWRMEGFFNLTLTYRADSDIFLPYGYLVPGGGHLVPGGGHLVPGGGHLVPGEGHLVPGGGDLVPGGGDLVPGEGHLFPGGGHLVPGEGHLVPGGGHLVPGGVQQQVLQEPSRSSRPRLVAWVVSNWVESHARVLFYRQLRHYVQVDVFGRAGRDLPEGSGRVVALLRRYTFYLSLENSQHTDYITEKLWNAVLAGAVPVVLGPGRKNYERFLPPEAFIHVDDFPTVRELASYLLALWRDPARLMRHLRWRRDLGVYQPAFWAEHYCAACRVVRRTLGRTNVVQDLAVWFES, encoded by the coding sequence ATGGGACTTCGGGCTCGGTCACGCCGACGCTCAATTTGGAGCAAAAGTGACGTCTTTGTCCGCCTTTCTTACCTGCTGGCTTTCCTCCTCCTCCTGGGAGTGTGTTTGCGACACTTACCGGAGCCTCTCCCGCTCACAAACCGCGCCGTTTCCGGCTCGGAGCGGGAGGTGACGATCCTCATCTGGACTCATCCCTTCGGTCGGTACCGCCGACCTCCGGACTGCGCGGCGCTTTACGACACCGACGGCTGCGTGGTGACGGACGACCGGCGGGCTTACTCGCGCGCGGACGCCGTGGTGGTGCACCACCGCGATGTCGCCGCCGGTAGAGCTGAGCTGCCGCCGCGGCCTCGGCCCGCCGGGCagaagtgggtgtggcttaactACGAGTCCCCCACGCACACGCCGGCTCTCTGGCGCATGGAGGGCTTCTTCAACCTCACCTTGACCTACCGCGCCGACTCGGACATCTTCCTCCCGTATGGCTACCTGGTTCCAGGAGGGGGACACCTGGTCCCAGGAGGGGGACACCTGGTCCCAGGAGGGGGACACCTGGTCCCAGGAGAGGGACACCTGGTCCCAGGAGGGGGAGACCTGGTCCCAGGAGGGGGAGACCTGGTCCCAGGAGAGGGACACCTGTTCCCAGGAGGGGGACACCTGGTCCCAGGAGAGGGACACCTGGTCCCTGGAGGGGGACACCTGGTCCCAGGAGGGGTCCAGCAGCAGGTGCTCCAAGAACCTTCCAGAAGCTCCCGTCCCCGCCTAGTGGCCTGGGTGGTGAGTAACTGGGTGGAGTCCCACGCCCGCGTGCTCTTCTACCGCCAACTCCGCCACTACGTCCAGGTGGACGTGTTCGGCAGGGCGGGCCGCGACTTACCTGAAGGCAGCGGCAGAGTGGTCGCCCTGCTGAGGCGCTACACCTTCTACCTCTCTCTGGAGAACTCCCAGCACACGGACTACATCACCGAAAAGCTGTGGAACGCCGTGCTGGCCGGCGCCGTGCCCGTGGTTCTGGGTCCCGGCCGGAAGAACTACGAGCGCTTCCTGCCGCCGGAGGCCTTCATCCACGTGGACGACTTCCCCACCGTGCGAGAACTGGCCAGCTACCTGCTGGCGCTGTGGCGAGACCCGGCCCGCCTGATGAGGCACCTGCGCTGGAGGAGGGACCTGGGTGTGTACCAGCCCGCCTTCTGGGCAGAACACTATTGCGCGGCCTGTAGGGTGGTCAGGAGGACCCTGGGCAGGACTAACGTGGTCCAGGACTTGGCAGTCTGGTTTGAGTCATGA